CCAATGGGGAAGAATCAAGGCCAGATTCTTCGTTGGTTGTTGATGTTCATCGACTCAAGTCGATGGAAGAGGAACAGGAAGTGTTGACATCTTCTTTGATGGCACTGACTTCACATTTTGCTCATGTTCAGTTGAGAGTTCGACAAATTGTTGAAGCGCCATCCGATAAACGCGATGGATTGTTGAAGGATTTGGAAGAGTTTGCTTTTCGGGGTATACCAGAGGTAAGAAATGATTAATTCTGCTTTTAAGAGAATGACTGACAAGGTCAAGGAAAGTTAAAGAAATCCTTTAAAGGTTTTCCCTTGAGAAAACGTCTTGCTACTTGTTCTTCTATACCCGCTTGATAAGTCTATTGAATAGATccttttgaatggaacaaattcgttcaagagttctTATTGCTGAATATGATTCCTTGCTaaaaagtttagtttagtttatttgtttatttacgAGTGCcatttgagttaaatttataGATACAATAttgtacattatttttatggataaatcATACAGGAATTAGTTcgtatatacaaacaaaaaagcaagattcaaattacaatttaaaaagtaaagaaattggtttttttaagttatttggTTCAAATAATTAAGTCTTTATGAGTTGAAATCAATCTTTTAAGCAAGTTAATGTTGGTagcattttttatgatttgtgAAAACTGGTTGTATGATTGAAAACCAGAATTAAATGTTGTATGTTGACCTcttgtggttttttttatttaactcgaaaaccaaatAACTCACTCGCATTAAAGGAAATCTTTCAAATAATGTACAAATAAATAGTGGCAATTCTTGGTCTTGAGCAACGGTTAAGCTATACATGCTCCTggaaaattacaataaaaataaagtggTTGCTTGTAAAGTAATTTACGATATCAAGTGATAACGtcataaaaaaacattgatgaaaaattgcatatttttagaCATTTAATTATAATCACTGAATTATCTTTATGttgtatgtaataaaaaaaagagttaattgaatattacaatttttttttcaactttctcGTATACAAAATGGATAATATAATAATACCATCTCATAGTAAAATATTTGAgcttaaaactttatttatttctgTATGTTTTATAGTACAAAAGGAATCATTTTTTGGAGCCAATCATATTTTACCAAACAAGCCAAAATAAATTGccttcttttttacttttatcattttgttaatttttgtatatcgTTCCGTTTCTActtgaacctcgtaagtacattttttttaaaagatttttttttctgtttaacaTTGCTCTAAAATTAACACACAGAATAGATACAAAGGTTTAAGTGTAgaaacaactcaatcaatattCCTTAAACGTAACTTccctttgttcaattcatatttttaattttgagaaaaaagtaaatttattaAGGCAAggcaaatttgtttacaacaacaatttcaatgggcagctgtcaaaaacttaagtagccatttttaagttttgacagttctcgatacagagttttttctaatgatcataccttcttttTTATACCATGGATATGTGGTTCAAACAGAAACAGAACGATATGAAAAGTTTGCAAAAACATTAGGTTTACCATCTAAAAGCCTTATATGTTTCATAAAACATATAAtaattaggggtattcacgatcgcTGCAAAAGcacaaaagtgtaacattttcttacaattaaaacaaacaaaaaatatatagactacattttttttacacttttgtactcttatgtcgttttctttcactctattaaatttctaaatttttactcctttttctggagtgaaagaacataatgagagtaatttttttttatttatgtaattgtgtgtgtgacaaggcaaaaatggataatttccttgaaaaaaatagtgataacaggcctagggaaaacattttatgaattgaaatgaaaaattaatattaacaacatatgaagcataatacACGAAGACGGAAGGCGCAGAAATCATCTtccaatttccttttgatttttatttcggtgcgtattttgttcttgttttcgtatgacgcaaccgacgaaataaaataaagccgaatagcaaaaaaaaaaagaatgagaTCAAAgggaaacgtcaaaaagagtcacaaaattttttaccggagactcacggtagaaaatcttccttccctttttttcgaactttatttctcctttgctcttatgtgcgtctcgcgctttgcgtcttcgtgtagaagtggacttagttttacttttggtatatttttcattacgcTTCTGATCGGggttttcagcctaattgacacacacccttagtttgataattgtaaaataaaaatatcccatcaacgcagaaaaaaaaatggcatttttttactatatggcacaggattttttttgttattgatgaagaacactggctgaaaattttttttattcggttttcaatttcattttggaaaaagtgaagaattaacgaaaaaatggaagaaatatatctggcggaatatacaatagaaaatatattcataatggttgtttttgttaataacaaaagagtttggaaaaaaaaacttttcgcatttttcacttttcaaacaaaattttaaaatgtcaaacttcaaattcataagtgtgtgtgcaaatctgcaaatcggtgtaaatctgactaaaaatgtggagttaATCCGGGGTACTTCGTAGTACTAAAATCACTccggaataattttttttttacacttttgtggcgtcaaagaacacaaaaccttcaaaagtgcaaaaataagtactaaaagggtactctcattggagtgaaagaaaacgacattacactaaccctattgcaattgcaacaaaaaatacaatggtgtaaaattttctGTTGTATttgtagtagtagaaaaataaaattttgcaattttacacctttttgttgCACCGGAtcatgaatacccctattattttttgcaatcacaaatttttcgtgaaaaaagcaaaaaataaattaatttttttttttcacacaacattttgtcaatgtttttaaatgaaaactttttataaattttatttaatttatttgaaataaaagctCAGCTTTAGAAAAGTAACCAATTTGTTTAGTTATAAGCAACACTCTCGATTGAATATGTAGGTATAAGAAACAAAACTGCTATTTTACAAATTATATGAGGTATATCATTATACAATAAGTAATGAAATTACCTTCCTTTTCATACCAAATAATTAAACATAGGTCTACGATTCACACTATGCATGTAGTTGCCTTCTTGTTTGATTTGACACCAGTCTCGGCTTTACGCCTTTGGCTCACGTTCCATATAATTTTGCCCGACCTACTTTGTGGGAAAAATATTCAACTTTTGAagtgatttattttaagaagttttgcaaTTTTCGCTCAAATTATACCAAATTTTATCAAACTTAACTGGTTCCAAGAAATATTTTCCATAATATGCATCATTtacattttgaaagtttttcacgCATCGCTGTATTAAAAAAGGTCTACTGGGGTCTATTCTTACTACATCCAAAAAAATCAGTGCAGTGCAATTATAACTCACTCTTTGCCAAACCgttttgtttaaaactcatgtgcatattttttcgtttttcaagagaaacttttcgttggtcagTAATTTGACAAGAGCTGTTATATAAGCCCATTGAAAATAGTTAAAcagtattaaatgttcttctatgcaatagaccatgTCTAATGGTCATCGGTCCACCCTTTCGAtccgcattaaaaaaaaaaaaaaaaaacatacacaaaattgcacacaacgccataaggatgcaatttaaattttttgtttgtcatattttgtttatatttaatcaACCCCCTGAAAGCAGTAAATTTTGTTTAGTATATTTTTTCAACCACCTTTACTTGCCTTTGgaccattttaaaattaagcttggttttcgagttaatcaaaaaaactgaaaaccgaccagtgttgccgttttctcagaaattcaCCACTGAATTTAGTAGCATTTTTGGCTTAGccatacttttttttgccaaggaatcatattcagcaataaaaacttttaacgaatttgttctattttcgCTCTGAAGCTCCAGTCTTTTAAATAGACTACGATATAAACTAACTTTCAAAATATTCCTTCTTGCgtgacctttttaataaaataataaattctatttttgttgGCTACAGGTAGGAAAATAAGATAAGTAAAGACCTGTGGCCGgcaaaaatagaatttattaAACTAACTTTCTTTTTGTCTTCCTTTCTTTCTATACAATCCAATATCCGTGtctaatttctttttttggtttcatttcCAGCCCATGGCAGCTAACCAAGTGCCAAACTCATCAAACGGGGACAATCCCGACAGCAACATGGAAACCATCCGCAAACGACAATGCGAGCTTATCGATCATCTAAAATCTCAATTATCCGAATTGGAAAAGTTTGCTTACGAATCCGGTGCCCCTGTGCTGCCGCAACATATTTTGCTTGAAAAACAAAAGATCATCATCGACGAATTGAAGCAAAAGCTAAATCTGAATGTATGCGAAAACGATCTGCCACAGTTGTCTTCGGAAGATTTGAAAAACCAAGTAGAAAACGCCATAGGCGAATTTGTTGGTCCTTTAAAGATGAAAGAACAACTCGTTGCCCAACTGAAAACACAAATCACCGATCTGGAGCGATTTATAGCTTTTCTTCAAGGTGATGCAGAAGATCCAAAAAATAGCAAAACTGTATTGAATGAAGCATACAACAGCTATGCTGCTAAAAAGAAAGTTTCCAATCGACAAAAGGCAAGCAGCTCAAAAGAAGGCAACACCAATCACAGCAACGAAATAACACCAACTCCTGACCACTTGGATGACAAAAATCCGGTGCCGGTGAACAATACATCAGTTAACAACGCTCACACAAAATCCACAGAGAGTCTTAATAGCAAAGCACACGGACTGATGGACAAAGCCTCTCTTCTAATGCAAATGTTTGCTACCACACATTTTGGCCTCAAACCAGATCGCTTCCAGAAGAATACTCTAAAGAAGACTTCCAAGGGCAATCACTGGGGGTGAGTACAGTCACTTACTGCTGCCCTCCTTTGTTTTGGATTCCTTATGATTCTGTTTGTTAAATCTTTCAGTGATCTACGAGCCCAACTAGAAGTGGACATACAAGAAGTCGCCTCATTGGCAGCCACTCTCAGTTTTGACCGAGAGAAGCTAGTCAATATGcggaaaacaattaaaaagcGAAAACTTGCTGCGTTGAATCGGGCAAATGGAATTGTATCTACCACAGCGCCAACTGGACGAAGTAGAGCGTGCAAAGATATTGATTTCTATGACAGACTGTCTTCCTCGGATTCGGATGAAGATGATGAGTTCTATGATTGGGAAAAGTATAGGAAAAGAATAGCTCACTGCAATAAAAATAGCAGTGATTCTATAAACCTGATCAATAAAGAGCTGACGACGGCGGTGCGAAAAAATTTCGCAATCACCCTTCAACGCCTCATACAGCACGGTTTGCGAGCGCAACCCGAAACTACATCAAGTCTCATTGTACCATTTATGCGATGTTTAAATCCGTCCGCAATTCATGAATCATCAGCCGAACATAGAGCCGCCCGAGCTTCATCTTCATTCTTAGCGCGTAGCAATGTATTTCCCCCAGAAAGTTCACAGTGTGATAATATGGATAGTGAAACGAATAATGGGTTCTTTGGTGGACCCAGTGGTAGACAGATGCATGCGTGGGAACTTATTCTCGAGTATTATTACTTGAAGAATGGTGATGAGTATAATAATACTCCGGCACGAAAACTTTCGCAAAGTTTTAACCTTGAAATTGTGGGAGCGCAAGCTGTTTCTAGCAAACAAAGCTTATTGAGTGTTATTGGAATGATAATTGCCCTACACAGTCCATATAAGCGAAGTTATAATTCCCATTTTAAGGCATTCGTATGTGCTGGTCTTAAGTAAGTGTCGATTTTCCTCCCTTGTTGTTGagtttaaattaattctttttactATATTTTAGCTCATCCCAGTTAGTAGAATGGTTAAATTTGTTATTCGGATGCAGCGAACTTGTGGACACATATTATACAGAAAATTCTTATGTTGTGCGCACAGGTTTTCGCGACTCCCTGCGATCAATTGATGTTCTATCAAAATATGATTTTGATTTACCCGTCGATTTGGCAGTGCGGCATTTTAGAAATTTATAAAACGAGGAACAAGCCTTGGTAATGCATTCCATATAGAAAATAcaacataatatcaaaaaaagtcATTcagcaaaataaatataatatacatatagCTGATAGCAgctttttttatcaacaaaaacggACACAAtccgtttgaatttttaaatcattctagtcaaaaaatcaaagatctcttttaattatttataataatataacaataatttaaaataacaataatatcgAGTACTATATGAAGAAATATAAGAACAATTACAATTATTGGCAAATGATAACATTCTAATCGAATAAAAATACTATAATCAATTTTATCTTTTCTCAATTATATAATGCGATGTGTACTTTGGATAGCTAGGGCGTTTatgcatgttttatttttttttggtgtgtataaatattataaaaaagtaaataaataaatataatactaTACTTTAAATAAATGTACTCTTTAACAGGAAAGAAATTGTTTCAGTTTTGCAAGTAAACACTTGAGTTTGGAGGTAAGCCTGGGTcactaaataaataattttgtttatgaagCTAGAGCTTTACAGTGAATGAGAGTTTAAATAACAGTAACCGAGCCAAAGATGTTTCGTCTGAAATTTAACAGTTGGAGTTAATAAGCTTGACTGAAAAAGGAGGCCTTAATATAATCTTTAAGAAAATACAACCTGAGAAATACGCTGAAATTGTTATGAAAAGAAGATTTCCCGGCCGTGAGAATTTCAAATGATAACCAACCAATACTAGAAAAGTCAGATGCAGCACAGTTTTCATTCAATAATCTTCAAACATGAAGCTATTTAAAACGGGGAGGCTTGTCGACATGCTAGAGTAGATTGCGTCGAGACAGgataataataatgatgaataaaattaatttaaatggtaAAATAACGTGAATACTTACAAATCATgctgtaatgttttttttatatcaaaaaatcaattcttttaTTGGGTTTGTGTTAAGGGCTTCTATTATAATATGAATAGGGTACCTATGATTTTTTagttgcgatataggtactatagggcaagtttaggattcgtaaaaaaaatcgaactcgagataacaattttacatgacattacgatgatggagaatgccaaaaaagtgggtccggcaattctgtctgtctgtctgtctgtgtgtctgtctctatctggagctgcagcctacacgagtgaagtgattttcttcaaacttggtagttagcagtttttggtgattccctagaggggaaattgaaattttttttttatgaccaaaactaacggtacctgccatataacggaaatagaaaagttaatttttttcaaaaacggctctaacgattttgattaaaatttttgtgtgtagtactacacataagagccaactttttaaataaaaaaaatattttttgtaccgttattaacggtacctgtcatagaacggtttttttcgtttctgaatatctcgtacaacattaacccgatttaaatgaaaatttttatacaaacgtgtgtaagtaaagataatattaaaaatttagaaaattttcaaaaaatgcaattttggatttttaaaaaatatttcaaaatttttttttgaaaaatcaattttttgaaaacggatgaatgaaaaattttgaaatttagtttttatgtgtaaattaattatttcttcaaaatggcataccaacttttttttgaaaaatgttaaaaaatttgtatacataaaaaattatttttttaaaaaacggctcctacaattttcgaaaatttttttctaaaaatacctttttatacaagaaataaaatggcatatttgttttttttttaagacaatttaaaacggagtttaattaattataaaaacagatttaatttttttatactacttatgtgTTAGAAAATTAATccctatatttttgaatttacacTTTGGCAACCCAACTGCGAAAGCTTTCATTAACTTTTGTCAATTGCTTTAGTTATCTTTTCTCATTACTTTTTAACTTGTTTTCCTTAACTTGAATAAAATTGTACTTATTGAACAGACGTGTCTTTGACTCTCCGATTTAACCTTGATATTTTAACACGGGTTATGGGCCCAGTCCTCCAAAGCgtagtttaaatttttgattaattttattatttgtctATTTGTATAAGAATTAAACACTTAATTTTATAGGATGAGTTCCTTAACACAGATAGAGAAATTAGGTGCTGACAATTATGCAACCTGGTCGGTGCAAATGAAAAGTCTGCTTATTACTTTGGATTATTGGACTGTTGTAGAGGTTAAGTGTCCGGATGCAGCAACTGCTGCGGAGAAGTTGAAGTGGGAAGCTGTCGATAAGAAAGCCCTGGCATATTTAACTCTATGCGTTAAACCATCAGAACTTATTCACTTTAAGCATTGTAAAACTACCAAAGAAGCATGGCAACTTCTTAGCAAGTTGTACAATGCAGATGGACCAGCTCGAAAGGtaaatttgttcaagaaaatgGTACGCTTTAAAATTGGGTCTAGGGAAAATTTCGCAagtcaaattaatattttttgcacAATTATTGATAACCTTCATGAGATCAATGTTGAGATCCCAGAAGATCTTCTTTGCATCTTGCTCCTGTGTAGTCTGCCTGATGATATGGAAAGTTTTGTGGTAGCAATAGAAAGCAGAGACAATTTGCCTACTTTCGAGCAATTGAAGGCTAAGGTGTTGGAGGAAGAGCGGAGGCGCAGCGAAAAAACCGAACACAATAGCGAAAGTGTTCTCGCAGCTAAGGTTCAGAATATGAAAAAGGTTGATTGGGACAGATCAGTAGGAGAGCGACAATCTGTCAATAATGGAATGCATTCGAGATCGCGAAATATGAAAAAGGTAAAATGTTATGCCTGTGGAAAGAGGGGGCATTTTCAATCACAATGCTATGCGAAAAAGAAAGAATCTGTAGCAGCAGTTTTAAGTCTGGCTACGTCATCAGCAAAACTGCATAACAAAACCGTTTGGATTCTGGATAGCGGTGCTTCATCGCATATGACAAATGATGAAAAACAGTTCTCTTCGATGGTTCGATCTAATCAAACTGTTGTTTTACCGTCAGGAGAATGTGTTGCGGCAAAAGGTATCGGTGATGTAAAAGCACGATCTAGTTTTTGTGACGTTATCTTGCGCGATGTTTTGTTTGTGCCCAGTTTGCATGGTAATTTTCTCTCAGTGagtaatgtcgaattcctttcaattttttgaatcgcctcaaaaaaatcgaatttttggtgttaaaaaggaacatgaaaactgaccgaattctttttgcgattgtatgtgtgtcatttgacaacaatttttacacgaacgtcaagctgaaactaaaacaatttctgcaaaataaaaccagagattcctttggtcaataattttgtttattttcttcggtaatatagatttactagcttacccgtgcgagacttctcgcatgcttaaataaaaagaaagtatagctaggtaggtacaaatgtaaatgcagagtgtgttttttaaaaagtcgagAATTACTAAAAAACTCCTGTTCATCCCttttaaaatacattggatTAGCCCCAGTTTAAGTTAAACAGCTATGAATATGGCACATTAAATTTAGCAATTCTAGGTTCCCTAAgttgtacatacattttataattaactctatttcaaacaggttgccgcaactaatatctcaaacttggtcaatttgaagaaCTTGAACCGATGTTGAATCATGCATTCACCACcttaactatcaattgatagttgataaatactgaaatttgatgttttaaaatcgaaatgggggaaaactggtcatttttttaatggatcttTTCAGTTACATTTCACGGTTAGCATCATTcttcgttttcaaatttttttcaaagcaaataagagatcaaattttttttaacaactataaattctttgcttccggctacaaagaggttaagtcacaaaattgcactttcgggttttgatgaaaagagaataagctcttttatttggtatcaaaaacataaatttagagtaactctttcttataaaaataaggggatcaatgctcaaaaattcatcgattttcaacttcaatcggattttctggtaaactatcatttatgtaagtcctttttacccaggggcaaagaattgatagttgacaatcgtaataggggtgcaACACTTACGCCCCTATAGCACGCAAAGAGcaaatgaagggtccaggggaaaaacggcacatgtccactttttgtcaaaaataaacgaatgatgaggtcttgtagtatttactgaccactatctgatggcatccttacttttataaaacaaatttaagccttgctgaaaaaataaataaattgtgtgctaagtactaagttgtatggagaacaaaatttaaaaacgcatttttctcgaaatgagttggaatggacttgtgctgtttttcccctggagccTTCAAATATTCCGGCTTTTTtcttatgtacattatgtatgtatatactatatatgtacatacataggtacactTCCCAGACTTTTCCTGGCAAATGGAAGATGAAATGTTCCTACGGAATAtgttcatacatatatgtaggtacttacaaaaaatcttgaaaaaaaaaaccataggtgtgtttttttgtttatctatattgatttttgaaatccatgcaaatatttggcaccactgtacataaactttggcagctgtctgtcagaaaagtcgcttttgtttttttagtattaACTCCGCagtggaaggccattacatccatgatggatgcaaacaaatttttttcacaaaaaaaaaaacaaaaaccatagcatggcatccattttggattcaaaaaatttcacaaaaaaccaaaaatcaaaactgacagttctgattctgaaaaaaaaacagaatttctcttctggttttaaaaacagaatcagaagcagaatcactcacacattcatagatttaaatgttagcagtacaaaatgtttgcagcacaaaaacaaatgaagtttGGCGCGATTACACATATATGTGGCACATGttaaacttcagattcttcggaataaaaaaaactgttcaattgggattctgaatcgaagaacaattccggattgccaattaaaaacgccattaaacgtttgttattgttttgtttctggcggtgttt
This DNA window, taken from Episyrphus balteatus chromosome 2, idEpiBalt1.1, whole genome shotgun sequence, encodes the following:
- the LOC129910665 gene encoding RUN domain-containing protein 1, which produces MSLTHREVNYENPLKDCDKFIATAADDDNVENDDDNVVEDEKISISDHGNSMQQKQQQAIIVDLDFSSQGHSTKTPTSSCEEDNLDFDEPPHPLSERWSPLGANYDDTIGLGGDLLGREIDLKQLEVQHMSNGEESRPDSSLVVDVHRLKSMEEEQEVLTSSLMALTSHFAHVQLRVRQIVEAPSDKRDGLLKDLEEFAFRGIPEPMAANQVPNSSNGDNPDSNMETIRKRQCELIDHLKSQLSELEKFAYESGAPVLPQHILLEKQKIIIDELKQKLNLNVCENDLPQLSSEDLKNQVENAIGEFVGPLKMKEQLVAQLKTQITDLERFIAFLQGDAEDPKNSKTVLNEAYNSYAAKKKVSNRQKASSSKEGNTNHSNEITPTPDHLDDKNPVPVNNTSVNNAHTKSTESLNSKAHGLMDKASLLMQMFATTHFGLKPDRFQKNTLKKTSKGNHWGDLRAQLEVDIQEVASLAATLSFDREKLVNMRKTIKKRKLAALNRANGIVSTTAPTGRSRACKDIDFYDRLSSSDSDEDDEFYDWEKYRKRIAHCNKNSSDSINLINKELTTAVRKNFAITLQRLIQHGLRAQPETTSSLIVPFMRCLNPSAIHESSAEHRAARASSSFLARSNVFPPESSQCDNMDSETNNGFFGGPSGRQMHAWELILEYYYLKNGDEYNNTPARKLSQSFNLEIVGAQAVSSKQSLLSVIGMIIALHSPYKRSYNSHFKAFVCAGLNSSQLVEWLNLLFGCSELVDTYYTENSYVVRTGFRDSLRSIDVLSKYDFDLPVDLAVRHFRNL